DNA sequence from the Tissierella sp. MB52-C2 genome:
TATACTATGTCATTATCTGTATCAGCAATTCCATCTAAACTATATACCCTTAAAGATATATTTCCATTTAATTTACCTTCATTATCTCTGTCAATAGTTAGACTATCTAATAATATCTTTCTAGGACTATTTTTTAATGCCCTTATAATATCTACAACTCCAGTATAATCCCCCTTATATGGAACAGATATATCCATATTCTTCACTTGAAAATCTCCAATATCCTCATAGCTTGGCCTATTAAAGTTCATGTCTACAGCAGATATACTATCTTTTTCTACTAAATCATTTAATAAATAAATTATCTGTGCCTGATCTAGTTTTGGAAAATACCTAGATATAATATCTTCTTTTTCTTTATGTAATATATCCCACTCCTTATTAATAGTCTCTTCCTTTCTAAGAATGAAATTGATCTCATCTATCTTCTCTTGATACTCTAGCTTTTGTGCATTAAGGGTTGATAACTTATGAGCTTGAGGTGCAATGATAAATCTATAACTTCCCCAGACCACTAGAATGATACCTAAAATGCTCAATAGAAATTTTTCATTTTTAGTCAGTTTTCTAGTTTCCAACTTCTTCTTCCATGTTTTTTGCACCTTCATCTACACCCCTTAATGTAATATTCAGACTAAAATTATAATAATCATTTTGTAGAGAAATATTGGACACAAATATCTCCTCATAATCCTCTAAAGACTCCAATCCTTTTTGAAACTCTGCTATTGACCATTTATCCTTAGATATACCAACTATATAAATTTCTCCATCTTGAATACTAAGAGAAGTAAGAAACAAATCCTCTGGCATATTATCGTTAATCTTGTCTAAAAGAACTTCATCAATCTTATCTCTTTCCTCAATTATTTTATCTAATATTTTAATCTTATCAACAGATTCTTTAAACTCATTTACTTCGATTTCCCTCCCCTTAATCTTATCCACTTTTTTTAAGGTGTCAGGATTTTCTGCTGTAAGCCTAAGGCTATTGACCATTTTAGCTTCTTCTCTAATTATTATTGAATTATAAATTGTATAACCAACTAGATATAAGAGAAAAAAACTTAGTAAAGAAAAATATATAAGCTTTTTATCTAAATTAAATTCTCTTTTTTCTATATAAGTTTCAAAAAAGTTTAAATCTCTCATATTACACCTCATCACTCCTAATTAATCCACCAATGACATTGGCATATTTCGACAAATCTCCATCCCACTTAATCTTATCTAAAGTAGATAGCTGCATACTAGGAATATTAAAATAGGTTGAAAATACGTTATCTGCTCCATTAATATTTGAATATCCCCCTTGAAGTAAAATATAATTTACCATATTTCCAGTCTCCCTAGTATTATAGTATCTAAATACAATTTCTAACTTTTCACAAATATCATTTAGGGTTGTCCTTACAATATTTGAAAATCTGGACTTATCTGAGAACTCATCCTGATAATGATTTAAATCCTCTATATCCATTAATTTTTCTTCTATCTCCTCTATGGAATAATCAAAGAAGGACATTATATTGTCATATAATACTTTACCCCCAGTATCGATAACTCTTGTTACTTCTATTTTCCCATTTTTCACTATGGTAAGTTTAGAGTTACTATAGCCTATATCTACTGAAGCTATGGACAAATCCCTAGTATTATAATCCTCATTTACTTTACCATTAAAACTTAATAGCTTTGATATGGCATTGCCTTGATAATCTAAAATCTCTGGTTTGAGTCCACAATCTCTCAATAAATTCAAATGGCTAATAACCATATCCTTTGGCATGGCAAATAGAAGAATCTTTATCCTTTCAATCTCTCCCTCAATTATATTTCCTAGATTTAAATACTGAACCACATAATCCTCTACATTAACTGGAAGATAGTCTTCTACTTGATAATTAACAACAGATTTGATTTCATTTTGAGAAACCTTTGGAATAATTATTTCTCTAGTGATTATCTTTGAACTATTTATAATACCATAGACAATACCAGTAGATATATTATTTTCCTTTAATTCCTCTTTTATAATTGTGGATAATATATCTTTATCTAATATTTCTCCATCTAGATAAAAATGAGGTTCTACTTGTATTGTAATGGATTTTAATATTCGTATATTATCCCTTGCATATTTTCCTTCTAGGACTTTAATCTCCCTAGAACCAAAATCTATAGATAAGGTTCTCTTGGGGACTCTAGGTAACTTCAATAGTATTACCTCCTTAATTTCTTCGTGAAAAGACTTTTAGTTATATTTTGAGTAATAAATCTTGTTTTGAATATTATTTTCTCTATAGGTAGGTATATTCTCCAATAGAATATTAAAATTTATACTGTATGTTTCACTATTTTTATTTGTTTCTTCCTCTATTTCTATTGTTATATTGATTATGCCATTGGGATTTGTATCTTTAGGATTAAATTCTATTCCTCTTAAAGAATTTGTAAATAGAGTCTGTCTTTTATCTTCATTTTCTATTCCGCTGTCATTGTAAGTCTTCTTTATCAAACTCCCATTATTTGCTTCAAGAGAAAAATGTTCTTCTTTTATTGTTTTTTCATTGAACCTTATTTCCTTTGCCGTTCTAAGTTCCTTAGTAATTAACTCTGATACTATTCTTGCGTCTTTTTGAATAAACCCCTTATTCTTTCCAAGATTAAATGATTTATTTCCCACAAATAATATTGAATATATCATCTGTAAAACAATAGCCATAATTGCTATTGTAATAATTAATTCTATTAATGTAAGCCCTTTATTGTTTTTCATCGTGCCACCTCTTTATGGTGATCTAGAATCAATTTTTTTGGAACAAAGGTAGTTATTTTAATATTAAAGCTTTTCTCATTTGATTTTTTTATATCATCATCTTTAACTTCTATTATCTTTCCATCTACCTCTTTGTCCTTAATAATCTCTTTTATTGTAACTTTAACTTTATCTTTATTAGCTGTATCTTCTTTGCTTCTTATTATTTCTTCATCTACTTTTTCCTTAACTTTTAAAACTCTTTTCGTTCTTTCACCTGATTTAGATATATTCATACTACTAATATTAAAAATACTTAATATCCCAATGGACATAATTGAAATGATAGCTATTGTAATAATTATCTCTATTAATGTAAGACCTTTATTATTTTTCATATTATCACCTTTATTTATAATGGCTTGGTTTGAAAACAATCGAAGATGAATTTGATGTTTCTCCTCCTATTTGAATATTATTAACATAAGCAGGATCATACTCTACAGATGCACCTCCAGATAGAGTTACATTTTTACCTACTACTCCTCCCTTTACATTGCCACTTCCTAAGAATTTAATATCAGCTTCCGGAGCATAAATTACTCCATTATGAACATAACTACCTCCACTTATGGTTATATTATTTCCACCGGATATTAAATTACCGTTAACAGCTCCTCTTCCCCTTATATTTATATCTGCCTGCTTTACATATAATGATCCAAAAATCTTGGTTTCATCTGTAATGTTTAAATTTTCCTTTCCATTATAATATATTTCAACTTTATTAGGATTTCCACCTAGATTAAATCCACCTTTTAAACTTTTATAATTCTCTATAAATAATTTTATCTTCCCGGTACCTAACACTTTTATATGTCCTTGTTGAACATCAAAATCTTTTATTCTTAATACAATATCACCTTTAGTAGTATCTATTGTTGCAGAGCGATTTGATTCTATAATAAGGCTGTCATAATATGCACTTGTATCGATTATTGGATTAGTATTAATACTATTTGTTAGAATAACGCCCTTGTGAGGTAAATTTGCTGGATATTCAAAAAAACTAGGCAAAGAGTATATCCTTTTCTCAATATATTCCACTTTAGGCTCCTTTTTATCCCAATCAGGCTTATTTATTACTTCAGTACTGTCGGATCCAATGGGAATATTTATTATCAATTGATCATTAAATCCAGATGTGAATTCAATGGCATTTTCACTTGATGAATTAGTACCTATATCTCCTATGACATTATTTTGTGTATTATTCTCAAACTTCATATAAACATCTGCAAATATTGCCATATCTATATCTACAGTTTTATTTTCTTCATGTTTTTCAATATACATCTCTTTAGAGATTTTTTCTGTAACTTTATTTATCTCACCTACAGATTCAATAATCATATTACCATTATCTTGAAATAATATTACTTTAGCCTTACCTTCTCCAATTACTATTTCTTCAACATCAACTCTATTATTATTTTCAAGCTTTTCATTTAGTTTCTTGGCTTCTTCTTCATCCATTGTAAGTATTGCT
Encoded proteins:
- a CDS encoding PilN domain-containing protein is translated as MRDLNFFETYIEKREFNLDKKLIYFSLLSFFLLYLVGYTIYNSIIIREEAKMVNSLRLTAENPDTLKKVDKIKGREIEVNEFKESVDKIKILDKIIEERDKIDEVLLDKINDNMPEDLFLTSLSIQDGEIYIVGISKDKWSIAEFQKGLESLEDYEEIFVSNISLQNDYYNFSLNITLRGVDEGAKNMEEEVGN
- the pilM gene encoding pilus assembly protein PilM, coding for MKLPRVPKRTLSIDFGSREIKVLEGKYARDNIRILKSITIQVEPHFYLDGEILDKDILSTIIKEELKENNISTGIVYGIINSSKIITREIIIPKVSQNEIKSVVNYQVEDYLPVNVEDYVVQYLNLGNIIEGEIERIKILLFAMPKDMVISHLNLLRDCGLKPEILDYQGNAISKLLSFNGKVNEDYNTRDLSIASVDIGYSNSKLTIVKNGKIEVTRVIDTGGKVLYDNIMSFFDYSIEEIEEKLMDIEDLNHYQDEFSDKSRFSNIVRTTLNDICEKLEIVFRYYNTRETGNMVNYILLQGGYSNINGADNVFSTYFNIPSMQLSTLDKIKWDGDLSKYANVIGGLIRSDEV
- a CDS encoding prepilin-type N-terminal cleavage/methylation domain-containing protein translates to MKNNKGLTLIELIITIAIMAIVLQMIYSILFVGNKSFNLGKNKGFIQKDARIVSELITKELRTAKEIRFNEKTIKEEHFSLEANNGSLIKKTYNDSGIENEDKRQTLFTNSLRGIEFNPKDTNPNGIINITIEIEEETNKNSETYSINFNILLENIPTYRENNIQNKIYYSKYN
- a CDS encoding prepilin-type N-terminal cleavage/methylation domain-containing protein yields the protein MKNNKGLTLIEIIITIAIISIMSIGILSIFNISSMNISKSGERTKRVLKVKEKVDEEIIRSKEDTANKDKVKVTIKEIIKDKEVDGKIIEVKDDDIKKSNEKSFNIKITTFVPKKLILDHHKEVAR
- a CDS encoding pilus assembly PilX N-terminal domain-containing protein encodes the protein MKFKNRRGLALVNTLIIFAVLMIFGTVALGLMSNENKVSLHHQYKTSAYYIARSGVEAVEAAILTMDEEEAKKLNEKLENNNRVDVEEIVIGEGKAKVILFQDNGNMIIESVGEINKVTEKISKEMYIEKHEENKTVDIDMAIFADVYMKFENNTQNNVIGDIGTNSSSENAIEFTSGFNDQLIINIPIGSDSTEVINKPDWDKKEPKVEYIEKRIYSLPSFFEYPANLPHKGVILTNSINTNPIIDTSAYYDSLIIESNRSATIDTTKGDIVLRIKDFDVQQGHIKVLGTGKIKLFIENYKSLKGGFNLGGNPNKVEIYYNGKENLNITDETKIFGSLYVKQADINIRGRGAVNGNLISGGNNITISGGSYVHNGVIYAPEADIKFLGSGNVKGGVVGKNVTLSGGASVEYDPAYVNNIQIGGETSNSSSIVFKPSHYK